Genomic window (Wenzhouxiangella marina):
CGACGCCGGCCGCCTGCGACTGAGCTTCGATGCCCTCAGGGACGAGCGCGACAGCGACCTGCGCGCGCTGCTGGGCCAGGGCCGCTTCCGGACCACGACCGAACTCTTCGGCGACGACCGCAACGAGCGCTGGCGTCTGTTGCTCGACCAGGATCTCGCGCCGGGTCCGGTCTGGGAGCGCGGCCAGTGGCGCCTCTGGCACCAGGTGTCGGACATCCGGCAGGACAGCTTCGAGGCACGGCCCCTGGCCCGCACGCCCGTCGATCTGTTCCGCCGCTTCGATTTCCGCGAGACGAGCCAGGGCGCGGCCATCGACCTCGAGACGTCATTCGACCTGTTCGGTCTCGATCAACGCCTGGGCTACGGCATGGAGCTGATCCGGTCCGATCTGCGCCAGTCCCGCGATGCCCTGGAGACCGTCATCGCGACCGGAGAGAGCCGTCCGGTCGTGCTCGGCGAGCACTTTCCGCTACGCGATTTTCCGCTCACCGAACTGACCGAGTTCGGTGCCTACCTGCACGACGAGATCCGCCTGTGGCGCGGTGGGCCGACGCTGAGCCCGGGCCTGCGCTTCGAGTACTACGAGCTCGATAGCCAGGGCGATCCGGTCTACGAGCAGGCCTTCCCGGACACCCCACTGACCGATCTGGACAGCACCGCCTGGACGCCCAAACTGGGCCTGGTCTGGCCGCTCGGCTCGGGCGCCGAAGTCTTCGCCCAGTACGCCCGCGGCTTTCGGTCACCGCCGTTCTCGGACGTCAACATCGGCCTCGATATTCCGCAGTTCGGCATTCGCGCGATCCCCAACCCCGATCTGGAGCCCGAGCGCGGCCGAACGCTCGAAGCCGGCGTTCGCTGGCGGGGCGCCTCCACGCGCCTGGATCTGGCCGTGTTCCGTAACCAGTACCAGGACTTCATCTCCACCCGGGCCCTGGTCGGCGTCGACCCCGATGGCATCCTGCTGTTCCAGTCCATCAATCGCGACCGGGTCCGCATCGAAGGCGCCGAGCTGCGCGCCCGGCAGCAGATCGGCGACGATTTCGGCCTCAGTCTGGCCGCCGAGTGGATGCGCGGCGAAGATCAGTCCGACGGCCGTTCCCTGCCGGACCTGAGCCCGCCCCAGGCGATCGTGTCGCTGGACTACACGCCGAGCCCGGTCTGGCGTTTCCTGCTGGCCGGGACCTTCACCCGCGATCAGCGTCGGTTGCTGGATGAAGCGGGCGATCCCCTGTTCGCGGCCCCGGCCTCGGCCGTGTTCGATCTGCTGGGGCAGTGGTCGCCCTGGCCGGATCTATCGATCAGCGCCGGCCTGTTCAACATCGACGATCGTCAGACCTGGACCCACGCCAACGTCCTGGGCCGACCGGCTGACGACCCGACCCTGCCGCTGCTCGCCGACCCCGGCC
Coding sequences:
- a CDS encoding TonB-dependent receptor domain-containing protein; translated protein: MRSAMLLGMTLLLSAIPTTTVRAQHSDSSEEEALALDALTVVAHRQPRSLSEVAGTVTVIGASRIEQELAFDVRDLVRYEPGVEVDGGGTRFGAGGFRIRGVGGNRTAVVVDGVPLSNRFAVGNYADSGRGLLELGLVERVELLRGPASTLYGSKALGGVVSLNLLDAEDLLYGEDQAMRYELAGSSADDRWRSTAALAARRGDVSGLLAATHQQARQIEVAARPVTVPEDRLDRTQQSVLLRLAGDFDAGRLRLSFDALRDERDSDLRALLGQGRFRTTTELFGDDRNERWRLLLDQDLAPGPVWERGQWRLWHQVSDIRQDSFEARPLARTPVDLFRRFDFRETSQGAAIDLETSFDLFGLDQRLGYGMELIRSDLRQSRDALETVIATGESRPVVLGEHFPLRDFPLTELTEFGAYLHDEIRLWRGGPTLSPGLRFEYYELDSQGDPVYEQAFPDTPLTDLDSTAWTPKLGLVWPLGSGAEVFAQYARGFRSPPFSDVNIGLDIPQFGIRAIPNPDLEPERGRTLEAGVRWRGASTRLDLAVFRNQYQDFISTRALVGVDPDGILLFQSINRDRVRIEGAELRARQQIGDDFGLSLAAEWMRGEDQSDGRSLPDLSPPQAIVSLDYTPSPVWRFLLAGTFTRDQRRLLDEAGDPLFAAPASAVFDLLGQWSPWPDLSISAGLFNIDDRQTWTHANVLGRPADDPTLPLLADPGRHARLMLRWLH